The following proteins are co-located in the Canis aureus isolate CA01 chromosome X, VMU_Caureus_v.1.0, whole genome shotgun sequence genome:
- the LOC144308096 gene encoding PWWP domain-containing DNA repair factor 3B-like, translating into MDAEYVLCNWKGHLWPARVLSRSGVSPRNKRKGALSLEVEILSVDEKIKVKSTDVKILNESQIESITSLLTAQSKASVPAGQEVPYRNALSVALEILKERADVRPAGASDDPETTTPSRRGPRKPSLKDYRKAKGILLRRLRKRTNLKSRLVHSRRQDAPDGGQSQAHTTLTPLPRKRQAKSSPSSSRRPNLPSLSEDGGEKEGKEKRDTSRVRSLHRIAKEAGTGAEDGGILPSPPPGFNLTVPEEALKEEAPDTHAKTPDASSERSASSGNVEDHGEGPWEPGMEGAAASSSAPNLRPRCSLRLANRRRKLQVPEFEKGLQESRPSASSKAVNPTTAIKKDVSQEMGQLTSTLSPQEPCPIEGGMMVWFKFQNHPFWPAVVKSVSQAEQTARVLLIEANMHAEMSGIRVPLRRLKPLDCKEKETLMKRARKMYEQSVNWCFSLISHYREGLTCGSFAGSFLDYYAADVSYPVRKAIQDGDLEADFPKVNYADLEDSEEETSVGGKRPRKKILPDRMRAARDRANQRLVDFIVKTKGADHHLLDIVKGRKQSRWLTSFLNSNRYTLCVETYLEDEDQLDVVVGHLQEIYKQIDKKRLTLARDDKVSFVLEVLLPEAIICSIAALDGLGYKEAEEKYLRGPPVHYREKELFDKNILKKMR; encoded by the coding sequence ATGGATGCTGAGTATGTCCTGTGCAACTGGAAAGGCCACTTGTGGCCAGCAAGGGTTTTGTCCAGATCCGGGGTCTCACCaagaaataagaggaaaggaGCACTTTCTCTAGAAGTTGAAATACTCTCGGtagatgaaaaaattaaagtgaaaagcACAGACGTAAAGATCCTAAACGAGTCTCAGATTGAATCCATTACCTCCTTGCTAACAGCCCAGTCGAAGGCCAGTGTCCCAGCGGGACAGGAAGTGCCTTACAGAAACGCTCTTTCAGTGGCATTGGAGATTCTGAAGGAGAGAGCAGATGTGCGCCCAGCAGGAGCATCGGATGATCCAGAGACCACTACACCGTCCCGAAGGGGACCAAGAAAGCCATCTCTTAAAGACTACCGGAAGGCCAAAGGGATCTTACTGAGGCGTCTCAGGAAACGCACAAACCTCAAATCGCGGCTGGTGCATTCTCGGAGACAGGATGCCCCAGATGGCGGCCAATCACAGGCACACACAACCCTCACTCCCCTTCCAAGGAAAAGGCAAGCAAAGTCCTCACCAAGCTCCAGCAGGCGCCCGAACTTACCGTCGCTTTCAGAAGATGGTGGTGAGAAAGAGGGCAAGGAAAAGAGGGACACCTCAAGAGTTAGGTCTTTGCATCGCATAGCCAAGGAGGCGGGTACCGGGGCTGAAGATGGAGGCATCCTTCCATCTCCGCCACCAGGTTTCAACCTCACTGTGCCCGAAGAGGCTCTGAAAGAAGAGGCACCTGACACCCACGCAAAGACCCCGGATGCCTCCTCTGAGCGCTCTGCCTCCTCCGGGAATGTTGAGGACCACGGAGAGGGTCCCTGGGAGCCAGGCATGGAAGGTGCGGCAGCCTCCTCCAGCGCCCCTAACCTGAGGCCGCGTTGTTCACTCCGTCTGGCAAACAGGAGAAGGAAGCTGCAGGTACCAGAGTTTGAGAAAGGGCTGCAGGAATCTCGACCTTCGGCCAGCTCAAAGGCTGTGAACCCCACCACTGCTATTAAGAAGGATGTCAGCCAGGAAATGGGACAACTGACCAGCACGCTTTCTCCACAGGAGCCTTGTCCCATTGAAGGAGGAATGATGGTCTGGTTTAAATTTCAAAATCACCCCTTTTGGCCAGCGGTGGTAAAGAGCGTCAGCCAAGCAGAGCAGACTGCAAGGGTGCTTTTGATTGAGGCAAACATGCACGCTGAAATGAGTGGCATTCGAGTTCCTCTTCGAAGATTAAAGCCCCTGGactgcaaagagaaagaaacactgaTGAAGAGAGCCAGGAAAATGTACGAGCAAAGTGTGAACTGGTGTTTCTCCCTGATTTCTCACTACAGAGAAGGGCTCACTTGTGGGTCTTTTGCAGGCTCCTTCCTGGACTATTATGCTGCTGACGTCAGTTACCCAGTTAGGAAAGCCATCCAGGACGGGGATCTGGAGGCTGACTTCCCAAAGGTCAATTATGCCGACCTGGAGGATTCTGAGGAGGAGACCTCCGTGGGCGGGAAGAGGCCCCGCAAGAAGATTCTCCCTGACCGGATGAGGGCTGCTCGGGACCGAGCCAACCAGAGGCTCGTGGACTTCATCGTGAAAACGAAGGGGGCCGATCACCACCTTCTGGACATTGTCAAAGGCAGGAAACAGTCCAGGTGGCTGACATCGTTTCTGAATTCCAACAGGTACACGCTCTGCGTTGAAACATACCTGGAGGATGAAGACCAGTTGGATGTCGTGGTGGGACATTTACAAGAAATCTACAAACAAATAGACAAGAAGAGGCTGACTCTGGCAAGGGACGACAAAGTGAGTTTTGTTCTGGAAGTTCTTCTGCCAGAAGCAATCATTTGTTCAATTGCTGCACTTGACGGATTAGGTTAtaaggaggcagaagaaaagtACCTACGGGGCCCACCCGTGCATTACCGAGAAAAAGAGCTGTttgataaaaatatcttaaagaaaatgCGATAG